From the Debaryomyces hansenii CBS767 chromosome F complete sequence genome, the window AGATTTAAGGGCCAAATAGGTTTTTTTAGGTGAAGCAGAAGCTGACGCTACAAGGTTAGAGATTCGATAGAAGAGGTACGGATACTCAACACTGAGATATATACCATACAAATAACACAGGTATATACGAGGCTACTATTGATAGCGGCAAAAGATTACATATTGaggattttatttttttgatttgaCACTTTCTGGAGATAAGAGGTATAATATGGGTTATTGAGAGCAATATTCTGTATTGGTATCGTCATTTAGTCAGCTAGAAAgtaaaacaaaaaaaaacatattttatatattcattcatCGAGAAGCCATGTCATTCTTGGGTCtttcgaagaagaagtcaGCAGTGCCGACGTCAAACACGTCGCCGACCTCGAGCTTGCGCTCGAGCTTCAGCGGCTCCTCGGCGGGAAGTAACACCGGCTGCAATCATAAGAACACGTTTGTCAAATTTGACGAGAAGAAGGACTACGTACGTCGTTGTCatatgaagaagaagttttCGAGCAGTGGTGACAAGAACCCGGCACCCATTTCGTTCTGCTTGGGCAAGAAATATTGAGAGGGTTTCATTT encodes:
- a CDS encoding DEHA2F16852p (no similarity), with the protein product MSFLGLSKKKSAVPTSNTSPTSSLRSSFSGSSAGSNTGCNHKNTFVKFDEKKDYVRRCHMKKKFSSSGDKNPAPISFCLGKKY